One Tissierellales bacterium DNA window includes the following coding sequences:
- the gcvH gene encoding glycine cleavage system protein GcvH, producing the protein LGDIVYVELPEEEDEFDAEEALGAVESVKAASDIFMPVSGEIIEVNEDLLDEPALLNEDPYENWIVKIKVADKSELDNLMSSEDYKKFLDEEA; encoded by the coding sequence TTAGGAGATATTGTATATGTAGAATTACCTGAAGAAGAAGACGAATTTGATGCAGAAGAGGCACTTGGTGCAGTAGAATCAGTAAAGGCAGCATCTGATATATTTATGCCAGTAAGTGGAGAAATTATTGAAGTAAATGAAGATTTATTAGATGAACCAGCTTTATTAAACGAAGATCCTTATGAAAACTGGATCGTTAAAATTAAGGTTGCAGACAAAAGTGAATTAGATAATTTAATGTCAAGTGAGGATTATAAGAAGTTTTTAGATGAGGAGGCTTAA